One Intestinimonas butyriciproducens genomic window, CCACGCTCGCCTCAAACAGATAGCTCACGCCCATTTGAGACGCCAGTTGGATGAGCTCGTACCCGCGCTCGGCCACCAGCTCCTTATTGGAGGAAACCACGCTCTTCCCGGCCCGCAACGCCCGGCGCGTATAGTCCAGGGCCACTGTGGCCCCACCGATGGTCTCCACAACGATATCTACCGACTTGTCGTTTTCAATGGTGGAAAAATCATGGATGATCTTGTCCTGAAAGGGGCTCTCCGGAAAGTCACGCACATCCAAAATATATTTCAGGCGGACGGGCGTCTCCACCTTTTGGTCGATATGTTCCCCATTTTTGGCCAGCACCTCGGCCACACCGGACCCCACCGTGCCAAAGCCCAGAATTGCAACATTTACCATACCATCAAACTCTCCTCGCGTACTGAATTGCCTACCCGGCCAGAATCTCACATTTGAGGACGCCTCTGAGCGCCGTCGTACGAGAGAGCAGCTCCTCTACCGGGATATGGAGTCCCGAAGTCTCAGCCCCGATGGTTACCAGCGCGCAGCCGCTCACCGGAATGCCCTGATTGATGGTGAGAATATTCGCGCCGGAGACGGCAAAGCTATTGAGGACTGACGAGAGGACGCCCGGCTCGTCCCTCAGCCGGGTCTGGAAGGTCACGATGCGGCCATGGAGCATATCGTTGAAGGGTCGCACCGCATCCTTATATTTATAGAATGCGCTCCGGCTGATCCCGGTCATGCCCGTGGCCTGATGGACCGTCTCCGCCTCTCCGGTCTCCAGCAATCGCTTGGCCTCCGCGACCTTTCTGAATATTTCCGGCAGTGCGTTGGCCTCTACAATAAAGTATTTCGGCGGGTTCGCCATTTCATACACCTCCCTGGTCCTGTCTCTTCATTCTAAGCGGGTACATTTGTCTTTGTTACAGAGTCATTTGTCCACGTGTGAAGTTTATTTTAGCACAGTCCTCTGGCGGGTGCAAGCCCGAATTCCGGGAACATACCACGATTTTTGACGCACTATGCCGGATTTTTCCGTCATAGTAACCATAATGTGAGGAGGTCCGTCATGCCCGAGAATAAACATCTGAAATTTCTTCTCACAGTCGCCTACTTGGCGCTTGGAGGGGCCGCCCTATGGCTGGCGCTCCATTTCCTCCTTCCGTGGACACTCCCCTTCCTCCTCGCTCTGCTCCTCGCCGCCTTACTGGAACGCCCGGTGACTTTTTTTATGGACCGGCTGCGCCTGCCGCGCTGGGCGGCGGCGGCGCTGTGCACGGTTCTGTTGCTGCTCGCAGTGGGCGCCGTGCTCTTTTTGTGCGTCTGGCGGCTCTGGTATGAGGGCTCTCTCCTGCTTGGACGCCTGCC contains:
- a CDS encoding ACT domain-containing protein encodes the protein MANPPKYFIVEANALPEIFRKVAEAKRLLETGEAETVHQATGMTGISRSAFYKYKDAVRPFNDMLHGRIVTFQTRLRDEPGVLSSVLNSFAVSGANILTINQGIPVSGCALVTIGAETSGLHIPVEELLSRTTALRGVLKCEILAG